In Actinoplanes derwentensis, the following proteins share a genomic window:
- the eccD gene encoding type VII secretion integral membrane protein EccD: protein MSTATQGQLCRITVVGPDRRADLAVPHTVTVAALLPVLLRHIAATDSTPPGGDEGAWVLQRLGEEPFDLAGTPESLDWLEGEELHLRPAQDPLPELDFDDVAEGIATVVNRRGDRWQPEYRRPLFVILAAVLMVLVAMVLTGRGALTGQVAAAAVIAVALGAAALISARKVPDGVFSLLFGLGSAGYTGLAAARVVTVPDGPAVTWSTALAFAVGVFVLTDLLLLAQRTVTPYLPVAPTMVAALTAGVTVLLLLAQSASGMTPPQSAALGIALFVVVVVVAPRVAVKLARLRGPQLPKTGADMTYDIEPAAFDTVRDRTHEADTYLTVVMVTGALVLPVLFHYTLGDPGWAGWLYVLLVAAALLLRARAFFGLWQRVALTVAGTAGIVLVVRRLTELLPAAGWWVLLTTLLVLLVPLVMAAMRPGARRMLPFWEYTATFFDVATGVVALPVLVQILGLYAWARGLFG from the coding sequence GTGAGCACCGCGACGCAAGGCCAGCTGTGCCGGATCACGGTTGTCGGCCCGGATCGCCGGGCCGACCTCGCGGTGCCGCACACCGTCACGGTCGCCGCCCTGCTGCCGGTGCTGTTGCGGCACATCGCCGCCACCGACAGCACGCCGCCCGGCGGCGACGAGGGAGCCTGGGTGCTGCAACGCCTCGGCGAGGAGCCGTTCGATCTGGCCGGCACACCGGAGAGCCTGGATTGGCTGGAAGGTGAGGAACTGCACCTGCGCCCGGCCCAGGACCCGCTGCCCGAGCTGGACTTCGACGACGTGGCCGAGGGCATCGCGACGGTGGTGAACCGGCGCGGCGACCGCTGGCAGCCGGAATACCGTCGGCCGCTGTTCGTGATCCTGGCCGCCGTGCTGATGGTCCTGGTGGCGATGGTGCTGACCGGCCGTGGCGCGCTCACCGGCCAGGTGGCCGCCGCCGCCGTGATCGCGGTCGCGCTCGGCGCTGCCGCGCTGATCAGCGCGCGCAAAGTGCCGGACGGGGTGTTCTCGCTGCTCTTCGGGCTCGGCTCGGCCGGATACACCGGTCTCGCCGCGGCCCGGGTGGTGACCGTTCCGGACGGCCCGGCCGTCACCTGGTCGACCGCGCTCGCCTTCGCGGTCGGCGTCTTCGTGCTCACCGACCTGCTGCTGCTCGCCCAGCGGACGGTCACCCCGTACCTGCCGGTGGCGCCGACCATGGTGGCGGCCCTGACGGCCGGCGTCACCGTTCTGCTGCTGCTCGCCCAGTCCGCGTCCGGGATGACGCCGCCGCAGTCCGCCGCGCTCGGAATCGCCCTGTTCGTGGTGGTGGTGGTCGTCGCTCCCCGGGTGGCGGTGAAACTGGCCCGTCTGCGCGGGCCGCAACTTCCCAAAACCGGTGCGGACATGACGTACGACATCGAACCGGCCGCCTTCGACACGGTGCGCGACCGGACTCACGAGGCCGACACGTACCTGACCGTCGTCATGGTCACCGGGGCTCTGGTGCTGCCGGTGCTGTTCCACTACACGCTCGGCGACCCGGGCTGGGCCGGCTGGCTCTACGTGCTGCTGGTCGCGGCGGCGCTGCTGCTGCGGGCGCGGGCGTTCTTCGGGCTGTGGCAGCGGGTGGCGCTGACCGTCGCGGGCACCGCCGGGATCGTCCTGGTCGTCCGGCGGCTCACCGAACTGCTGCCGGCGGCCGGCTGGTGGGTGCTGCTGACCACGCTGCTCGTACTGCTGGTGCCGCTGGTGATGGCGGCGATGCGGCCCGGGGCCCGGCGGATGCTGCCGTTCTGGGAGTACACCGCGACCTTCTTCGACGTGGCCACCGGTGTGGTGGCGCTGCCGGTGCTGGTGCAGATCCTGGGCCTGTACGCCTGGGCGCGCGGACTGTTCGGGTAG
- the eccCa gene encoding type VII secretion protein EccCa codes for MSTVTVKRPPRVAGPDAPSGDIELQEPPVMAEEAPLDFRSFAMVVPTGLGVGAMMAMFGVYNRAPIMYVMGGVMAAGMVLMGVVQVGKAASDRKRKMRGERRDFLRYINQLRRQARSAAAQQREAALWNNPEPSWLWSLAMSGRLWERRPGHEDFGRVRIGLGRQTAALTFTPPSTKPIEDLEPLASISLRRFQETYRTVGGIPIAVGLRSFTSIEFEGDADPAIDLARAMVAQLVTFHAPDELRIAVLAPEVNREPWDWIKWLPHNAHPTAMDAAGPVRLFAGTHDTLMELLGPEITERGDHDRDARPTSAEPLVVILAHLADLPENSRLLDVGMRNVVLLDLTGAMPGGPKVLRLSIDGDQVTYPAGTEVGSATRDGLGLAECDALARIVAPKRTSGSLDIVDEPMESSFELTALLGIRDAQTFDVPQLWRGRNAQRNRLTVPIGVTEDGEVIELDLKESAQGGMGPHGLLIGATGSGKSELLRTLVCGLAATHSSEILNLVLVDFKGGATFLGMDRLPHTSAVITNLADELPLVDRMQDALNGEMTRRQELLRASGYASLFDYEKARAAGTQLVPFPVLLIIVDEFSELLSSKAEFMDLFVSIGRLGRSLGVHLLLASQRLDEGRISRVEGHLSYRIALRTFSSMESRSVIGVASAYELPPEPGNGFLKLDTTNLVRFKAAYVSGPYTGRIDGGDAGPSGTDAALDVVPFSTRQASVRFDPAAERAAQVAAEAAERRAEAEKAIGPSLVDVLLSRLAGAGPPARQVWLPPLSSAPSLDALLPTVVPDPVRGMTVTDPAAQGRLRVPVGIVDRPQDQLRELLVADLNGADGHVGIAGAPQSGKSTLLRSLILSLALTNTPREVQFYGLDFGGGGLSSIAGLPHVGSVATRMERDRVVRTIQELGQIMERREAEFAARGLDSMQGYLAARDRGEIDDPFGHVFLVVDGWYTMKQDFLDLETRFQELASRGLSFGVHVMVTATRWSEMRTWMRDLLGTKLELRLGDAMESEHGSRKGATVPNQPGRGLTGKALHFLGALPRMDAGTGTDDLTEATKSVVEEISTFWSGPPAPAVRMLPARLPVAQLPAPEDVFRVCTGLDEQRLAPVWHDFLATPHMLVLGDNETGKSNVLRLVLKAIQDKYQPDQAKIVLGDSRRDLDLAVRPDYLVGFGFTGDKLYELAGQAAVSMNKRVPGPEISSERMRRRDWWEGPELFVVVDDYDLMSRGGGMGSTLDPLLPLLAQGASIGLHVIIARSTSGAMRAMMDPVIRRLWELGTPATLLSYPKEEGKFLGEAVPRRLPPGRAQLVTRRGVTLMQTGIVE; via the coding sequence ATGAGCACCGTCACCGTCAAACGTCCGCCCCGCGTGGCCGGCCCGGACGCCCCGTCGGGCGACATCGAGCTGCAGGAGCCGCCGGTGATGGCGGAGGAGGCGCCGCTGGACTTCCGGTCGTTCGCCATGGTGGTGCCGACCGGTCTGGGCGTCGGCGCGATGATGGCCATGTTCGGTGTCTACAACCGGGCCCCGATCATGTACGTGATGGGTGGCGTGATGGCCGCCGGCATGGTCCTGATGGGTGTGGTGCAGGTCGGTAAGGCCGCGTCGGACCGCAAACGCAAGATGCGTGGCGAGCGCCGTGACTTCCTGCGCTACATCAACCAGCTGCGCCGGCAGGCCCGGTCGGCGGCCGCCCAGCAGCGGGAGGCGGCGCTCTGGAACAACCCGGAGCCGAGCTGGCTGTGGTCGCTGGCGATGAGTGGCCGGCTGTGGGAGCGGCGGCCCGGTCACGAGGATTTCGGCCGGGTCCGGATCGGGCTGGGCCGGCAGACCGCGGCGTTGACGTTCACGCCACCGAGCACCAAACCGATCGAGGACCTGGAACCCCTGGCGTCCATTTCGCTGCGACGGTTCCAGGAGACGTACCGGACGGTGGGTGGTATCCCGATCGCGGTGGGTCTGCGCAGTTTCACGAGCATCGAGTTCGAGGGTGACGCGGATCCGGCGATCGACCTGGCCCGCGCGATGGTGGCGCAGCTGGTCACCTTCCACGCGCCGGACGAACTGCGGATCGCGGTGCTGGCGCCGGAGGTGAACCGGGAGCCATGGGACTGGATCAAGTGGCTGCCGCACAACGCGCATCCGACCGCGATGGACGCGGCCGGACCGGTCCGGTTGTTCGCCGGCACCCACGACACCCTGATGGAGCTGCTCGGCCCGGAGATCACCGAACGCGGCGACCATGACCGGGACGCCCGGCCGACGTCGGCCGAGCCGCTGGTGGTGATCCTCGCGCACCTGGCCGACCTGCCGGAGAACTCCCGGCTGCTGGACGTGGGCATGCGCAACGTGGTGCTGCTGGACCTGACCGGTGCGATGCCGGGCGGGCCGAAGGTGCTGCGGCTGAGCATCGACGGTGACCAGGTCACCTACCCGGCCGGTACGGAGGTCGGCTCGGCGACCCGGGACGGTCTCGGGCTGGCCGAGTGTGACGCGCTGGCCCGGATCGTGGCGCCGAAACGCACCAGCGGCAGCCTGGACATCGTCGACGAGCCGATGGAGTCCAGTTTCGAACTGACCGCGTTGCTGGGTATCCGGGACGCGCAGACGTTCGACGTACCGCAGCTGTGGCGTGGGCGAAACGCCCAGCGGAACCGCCTGACCGTGCCGATCGGCGTGACCGAGGACGGCGAGGTCATCGAGCTGGACCTGAAGGAGTCGGCACAGGGCGGGATGGGCCCGCACGGCCTGCTGATCGGCGCGACCGGCTCGGGCAAGAGCGAGCTGCTGCGAACCCTGGTCTGCGGGCTGGCCGCCACGCACAGTTCGGAGATCCTGAACCTGGTGCTCGTCGACTTCAAGGGTGGCGCCACGTTCCTCGGCATGGACCGGCTGCCGCACACCTCCGCGGTGATCACCAACCTGGCCGACGAGCTGCCGCTGGTGGACCGGATGCAGGACGCGCTCAACGGCGAGATGACCCGTCGCCAGGAGCTGTTGCGGGCCAGCGGGTACGCGTCGCTGTTCGACTACGAGAAGGCGCGCGCGGCCGGCACCCAGCTGGTGCCGTTCCCGGTGCTGCTGATCATCGTCGACGAGTTCTCCGAGCTGCTGTCGAGCAAGGCCGAGTTCATGGACCTGTTCGTGTCCATCGGGCGGCTGGGCCGCAGTCTCGGCGTGCACCTGCTGCTGGCCTCGCAGCGCCTGGACGAGGGCCGGATCAGCCGGGTGGAGGGCCACCTGTCGTACCGGATCGCCCTGCGCACCTTCTCGTCGATGGAATCACGCTCGGTGATCGGGGTGGCCAGCGCCTACGAACTGCCGCCGGAGCCCGGCAACGGTTTCCTCAAGCTGGACACCACGAACCTGGTGCGGTTCAAGGCGGCCTACGTCTCCGGCCCGTACACCGGCCGGATCGACGGCGGCGACGCCGGGCCGAGCGGGACCGACGCCGCCCTGGATGTGGTGCCGTTCTCCACCCGGCAGGCGTCGGTGCGGTTCGACCCGGCCGCCGAGCGGGCCGCCCAGGTCGCCGCCGAGGCCGCCGAACGGCGTGCGGAGGCGGAGAAGGCGATCGGCCCCAGCCTGGTCGACGTGCTGCTGAGCCGGCTCGCCGGTGCCGGTCCGCCGGCCCGTCAGGTGTGGCTGCCGCCGCTGTCGTCGGCACCCAGCCTGGACGCGCTGCTGCCGACGGTGGTGCCGGATCCGGTGCGTGGCATGACCGTCACCGACCCGGCGGCACAGGGCCGGCTGCGGGTGCCGGTCGGGATCGTCGACCGGCCGCAGGACCAGCTGCGCGAGCTGCTGGTGGCCGACCTGAACGGTGCGGACGGGCACGTCGGCATCGCCGGGGCGCCGCAGAGCGGCAAGTCCACCCTGCTGCGCAGCCTGATCCTGTCCCTGGCGCTCACCAACACCCCGCGTGAGGTGCAGTTCTACGGCCTCGACTTCGGTGGTGGCGGTCTGTCGTCGATCGCCGGGCTGCCGCACGTGGGCTCGGTCGCCACCCGGATGGAACGCGACCGGGTGGTGCGGACCATCCAGGAGCTCGGGCAGATCATGGAGCGCCGGGAGGCCGAGTTCGCCGCCCGTGGCCTCGACTCGATGCAGGGGTATCTCGCGGCCCGTGACCGGGGTGAGATCGACGACCCGTTCGGGCACGTCTTCCTGGTCGTCGACGGCTGGTACACGATGAAGCAGGACTTCCTCGACCTGGAGACCCGTTTCCAGGAGCTGGCGTCGCGCGGTCTGTCGTTCGGCGTACACGTGATGGTCACCGCGACCCGCTGGTCGGAGATGCGGACCTGGATGCGGGACCTGCTCGGCACCAAGCTGGAGCTGCGCCTCGGCGACGCGATGGAGTCCGAGCACGGTTCCCGCAAGGGCGCCACCGTGCCCAACCAGCCGGGCCGCGGCCTGACCGGCAAGGCGCTGCACTTCCTCGGCGCCCTGCCCCGGATGGACGCCGGCACCGGCACCGACGACCTGACCGAGGCGACCAAGTCGGTGGTCGAGGAGATCTCCACGTTCTGGAGCGGGCCACCCGCCCCGGCCGTGCGGATGCTCCCGGCCCGTCTGCCGGTGGCGCAACTGCCCGCACCGGAGGACGTGTTCCGGGTCTGCACCGGTCTGGACGAGCAGCGTCTCGCCCCGGTCTGGCACGACTTCCTGGCCACCCCGCACATGCTGGTCCTCGGTGACAACGAGACCGGCAAGTCCAACGTGCTGCGCCTGGTGCTCAAGGCGATCCAGGACAAGTACCAGCCGGACCAGGCCAAGATCGTGCTCGGTGACTCGCGGCGCGACCTCGACCTGGCGGTCCGCCCGGACTACCTGGTCGGTTTCGGGTTCACCGGCGACAAGTTGTACGAGCTGGCCGGTCAGGCCGCCGTCTCGATGAACAAGCGGGTGCCCGGTCCGGAGATCTCCTCCGAGCGGATGCGCCGCCGCGACTGGTGGGAGGGGCCCGAGCTGTTCGTGGTCGTCGACGACTACGACCTGATGTCCCGCGGCGGCGGCATGGGCTCCACCCTGGACCCGCTGCTGCCACTGCTCGCCCAGGGCGCCTCGATCGGCCTGCACGTGATCATCGCGCGCAGCACCTCCGGCGCCATGCGGGCGATGATGGACCCGGTCATCCGCCGCCTCTGGGAACTGGGCACGCCCGCGACGCTGCTCTCCTACCCCAAGGAGGAGGGCAAGTTCCTCGGTGAGGCCGTCCCGCGCCGCCTGCCACCCGGCCGTGCCCAACTCGTCACCCGCCGCGGCGTGACGCTGATGCAGACCGGAATCGTCGAATGA
- a CDS encoding WXG100 family type VII secretion target, with translation MTYTFNFAEAQSVIDNIGTTTTAIDTTLSNMETNVETRLAEWTGSARDEYTLAKKAWDKAALDMATHLNTARTALQNIASNYAATEIRNQQNFSDINGSR, from the coding sequence ATGACGTACACGTTCAACTTCGCCGAGGCGCAGAGCGTCATCGACAACATCGGCACCACCACCACCGCGATCGACACCACGCTGAGCAACATGGAGACGAACGTCGAGACCCGGCTCGCCGAGTGGACCGGTTCCGCCCGCGATGAGTACACGCTGGCCAAGAAGGCGTGGGACAAGGCCGCTCTGGACATGGCCACCCACCTGAACACCGCGCGCACCGCCCTGCAGAACATCGCCAGCAACTACGCCGCGACCGAGATCCGGAACCAGCAGAACTTCAGCGACATCAACGGATCCCGCTGA
- a CDS encoding WXG100 family type VII secretion target has product MATGNQVSTSTEGMQAAGQEFVDAYGDFSLKLSNVNSDVYALSSSWTGQASTNFQNAMNNWSTAFSGIISQLGHMADVMGVSRAQYTAAEAQSVDDAGGFDKGLPHF; this is encoded by the coding sequence GTGGCGACAGGCAATCAGGTTTCCACCAGTACCGAGGGCATGCAGGCAGCCGGGCAGGAGTTCGTCGACGCGTACGGCGATTTCTCCCTGAAGCTGAGCAACGTCAACAGCGACGTGTACGCCCTGAGTTCGTCCTGGACCGGTCAGGCCTCGACGAACTTCCAGAACGCGATGAACAACTGGAGCACCGCGTTCAGCGGCATCATCAGCCAGCTCGGGCACATGGCCGACGTGATGGGCGTGTCCCGCGCCCAGTACACCGCGGCCGAGGCACAGAGCGTCGACGACGCCGGCGGTTTCGACAAGGGCCTTCCCCACTTCTGA
- a CDS encoding YbaB/EbfC family nucleoid-associated protein → MDGDRVERLFAEYERQRGAMADMQRRMSEISVTVTSPRREVSVTVGQNGVLTGIDFPSGAHKRLTTADLTRLVMAAYTEAKEKALDQAAELLAPSLPAGIDARGLVRGSTDSLMPAQPRFPESVRELLMKGRSTS, encoded by the coding sequence ATGGACGGCGACCGTGTCGAAAGACTGTTCGCGGAGTACGAACGGCAGCGCGGCGCGATGGCCGACATGCAGCGCCGGATGAGCGAGATCTCGGTGACCGTCACCTCACCACGACGTGAAGTGAGCGTCACGGTCGGGCAGAACGGCGTACTCACCGGCATCGACTTCCCCAGCGGCGCGCACAAGCGCCTGACCACCGCGGACCTCACCAGACTGGTGATGGCGGCCTATACCGAGGCCAAGGAGAAAGCCCTCGACCAGGCCGCGGAACTGCTGGCGCCGAGCCTGCCCGCCGGAATCGACGCACGCGGTCTCGTGCGCGGCTCCACCGATTCCCTGATGCCCGCACAGCCACGCTTTCCGGAGAGCGTGCGGGAACTGCTGATGAAAGGCCGGTCGACGTCGTGA